A stretch of DNA from Equus asinus isolate D_3611 breed Donkey chromosome 20, EquAss-T2T_v2, whole genome shotgun sequence:
GTCCTGCCGCAGAAAATAAGACCCAGGCGGCCTAGACAGACATCCTCTGGGCTCCCTTCTGACCTGCGGAAGCAATAAGCACCAGCCGTGGGGATCCCGCTAACCTCTGGCTTCGCGCCCCAGGGTGAGGCTTCCTGAGTTCAAGAGAGGCCAGCGGGCGCCAGCCTAAGGCCCCGAGGGTGGGTGGCACTCCCTCACTTCTTCCCCACTACCTCTATACCCTAGCCCTCTCAACGCCCAGTCGGCCAGGCCAGAGCTGGGATCTTCTCCCCCGAGCCCGGGTGCAGCGACGGCCCGCAGCACCGGACTCAGAGAACCCGGCTTTCCTTCAGAAAAAAGGGAGAGGCTGAGCCCGGATGCGTGGGCGTGCGTGTGTCTATGTGCATGTTTGGGGGACCCTTACGTACATAAAACGTGCCTATTCTGAAAATAGAAACAAGGGGTCTGGGCGAGGTTGGTTTGGGTTGCAGCGTGCGCGCTTATTTGCGAACAGCCCGCGAGGGCGCGTTTGTTGCAGTGAGTACTGCCTGTCTAGGGGAGCGTCAGTATGTGAATACGAAAGGCAGTGCGTGTGGCCCGGGTCCAGATAAGCGAGTGCGGGCCGTGCGCCCAGCGGGAAGCGCGAGCGCGCGCACAGGCCCTCCAGCAGCTGCGAGTGGCGCCTGTGTGAAAGTCCGAAGGCTGCCCTTTGGGTTTGCAGCGCCGGATCTCCTGGGTGGGTCGGCACTGGTCGCCGGCCCACTCAGCAATTAAGCGCTTCAGAGAAGTGGGGCGGGATGTGGGGCGAGAGAGGTAGCGACCCTGGCAGACCCGGATAGGCTGTCTGGCCCAGCGGCTTGGCAAACAGAAGCCAGAGGTGCCAGGCAACTGTGTAAACCGACTCCGGCGGCGCTGCAGTGGAGGGTTCCCCGTTAGGGTGGGGGATGCTGAACCCACAGTCGAGGATTCGGGGTACGGGGATGCCTAGCCCTCTGTGCAGGCAGTGCCAGCTTAGCTCCCTTCCCAGTCCTCTCTCACTCCTACCCGTCTCAGAGGAGTGAGGCAAAGGAGGCTTGGCTGTCAGACTGAAAGCAAAGCAACTTCTTTGCAGGGCCCAGGGCGCCAGGgcgaggggggagggaggggagaatggcCCAGGAGTACCCCAGCTGGTCCAAAGAGATCCGTTTCCCAAGGCCCCTCTCCCTCGCCATCGTCCTCCACCGTGGGCTATTTCAGCCGAGATCCCCTCAGGACCCAGGACAACTGATTAACTTCCTGGGGGTCCAGGTGGCCCGGGCGGGGTCTCTACTGGCGTGGCAGGAGAGGATGCGAGGCCGAAGTTCAGGCACCAAGAAAGTGAGAGAGGCTCTGGCCGCTCGTTATCGGTGGCGCCAAACTCTCCCCACTTTCAGGACGTCGAAGGCTCTCCACCCTCTCGCAGCCCTCCCGCTCCTTAAGCAATGACCTCATTGCAAATGACAGCCTGAGCGGATGGTTCCCCTCCCTAGTCGACCGGTGCGGAGACAGCGAGCAATGACGCAATCGGAGCCTGGTCGGTCCTGGCCACTTTGGATTGGCCGCGCGGGCTCGCCGGGATCCCCCTCCCACTGTCACTGGAATAAGAGCCGAGAGCTCCGCAGGGAAGACGCCCACAGCAGGCGTTGTGTCCATCCTGGTGGACAGGCCGCTCGCGCTCTCCTGCAACTCGGGTCACCAGGTGAGGAACTTCCCGCTCCGCTCACTCTAATAAACTGCCTCAGGGTTAGTTTATTCCGTTTGCCTcgtctgcctgcctgcctttcttTTGCCTCTAGTGGCCATCTCGGCCCACCTACAGCCAGGTGCTCCTGGTCCTCTGTCCCACTCAGGAGAAGGCGGGCGCCTGGGGCTGTCAGCGCGTTTCCTTCTAACTAGCGCCAGTGGAACCTCTGGAATCCCCAGGGCTTTGCCTGGGCGCTAGAAGCTCCGCGAGCTTGGGTAGGCGGTTCTGTGGCCCCTGTGTGGATGCCTGTTGGCGTGAAGGATCCTGCCAGAGTTTGGTCTGGGAGTGCCCTGGTGGTCTGTATCCTCAGGCATCTCTTTTGGCTCCCGGGACGGAGGAACCCTGAGTCTTCCTCTAAGGCGCTTCCAGCCGGCAAGCGTCCCTGGGGCTTTGGCGCGCTCCTGGGGCAATGCGGTCAGGGAACCAGGAGAGCGCGCGCCCCTCGGGGTGCTGGTGCCCAGCACCTGCAGCTAAACTGCGCTCTAGCAGAGGCGGGCTGCGCGGGCAGAGCCCAAAGACACCAGTAATTGGCAGGTTAAAAACTTCCCCAAATCCAAACCTACGTCTAGGAGATTAGCCCTGCTTTCCGATTCACCCTTCCCGCTTTCCTCTCCTACCCGTTAGCGCGAAGTCCAGCTGAACGGAAGGTGGTGCTGGATTTCTCGGTCCCTGAGAAGACAGGCGCAATGGGAGAGCAAGTCTGCAGCAGGGTGGGTCGTGCTGGGTTTCTGCATAGGGCAAAAGGTGTGGATTTGTGTGTATGCTCAGGTGTGTGGCTTCTTCCTGGCTTTCCACAGAACGGAACCAGAATCCTCCCACCCTCACTCCAGGTCGCTTGTTTCTGCTCTACCAAGCCATTCACTGCAATGTACATTTTGAGATTCACAGCACCCATCTGTCAAATGAACGgaactgaggcagagggaggtggggtgacctgcctgaggtcacaaggccatcctggcagaggcaggactGGAACCCCCGTCTGTGGGCTCCAGGCCGTGCTTGGTCTTGGTGCAGCGGTAACGTCATTCTCCCTTTACAGAGAGGCATCATGGGCTTCGGCAagccctcctccttcctggcttTCAGCATCTTGGTCCTGTGCCAGGCAGGCAGCCTCCAGGCGCAACCACTCAGGTGAGACAGCCTGAAGCTGCAAGAGCActcccctcccactgcccctggAATCCAGCATTTCTGTGCCTCTGAAGTCACAGCAGCAAGGCTCACGGTGATTCAAATGGACACTGGCCTTGATTCAGTGTTGGGGGGGTGCATATCCTCAGGGGAAGTCACCGGGACCAGGAAGCCTGGCTGCTTATCCTTGGGAGGGGGCAGGCAGAGGCTCTGAGCCTGTATTGGGTAGGTTTCTGCTCCCCAGGTCCTCTTTGGAGAGCCTCCCAGACCCGGCTGCACTCAGTGAGAAGGAAGGGCGCCTCCTGCTGGCTGCACTGGTGAAGGCATATGTGCAGAGGAAGACCAATGAgctggagcaggagcaggaacAGGAGATGGAGGGCTCCAGGTAAGGCTCCCCATCCCACCGTGGCACATCCAGGAGGACATGTCCCAGAAAGGTAGGAAAAACAACATCTGCCCAGGAGTGCAGCAGGCTGTCGTTGTTCACCAGGCCCTGGGGCCCAACCATTCTCAGGCTCCATGGAAGACGGAGGTCCAGGTGCAGCTGGAGGGACTGTGGTtagacacattaaaaagatccgTTCCTGAAAGCTGTTAGGAAGTGAAACGGGGAGGTGTGGAATCACTTACTCTGGGAAATGGTCTTGCCCTACTGAGGAGACCTCCCAGCACTGGATGACGTAGGACTGGTAAGTGCAAAGCCAGCAGATGGACCTTATATATCTCAGGAGATTCTGGAAATTTGGCTCCACCTTCTTAACCTGCATATGTTGTTCTCTCTCACCTGCAAGGTGCCTTCATTGCACATTTGCAAGGTGAAGCCAAAGGCCTTGCAGAGGGTGGGCTCAGGTAGAGCAGTGTTGGAGGTAGGTCTGGGGTCTTCAGGTGTGTAGGATCCATGGAGATGTGCATGTTGTCAGGAGCCAGACACCCTTCCCGGCTCTACCACCCTGTGCACCCTGAGCTTGGAGACACACCAGTCCCTGGTCTGGCCCCAGCACTGCCCCCACAGAGGCACGTGTTGCCCCTGCATCCCCCTGAGACCCTCTCTGCAGAGCATCAAGGACTGCGCAGCATGTGGAATGCCAGACAAGGTCCCAGCTTCTCCACCGCAGCCCTTCCCCACTGCGCCTGCTCTGGCTCAGTGAACCTCTGAGTTCTCCTAGTGGACGAAGCCTGAGCTGCCCTCCTGCCTACCCCACCTGACCGGCTCCAAATGACTCTTCCCTGGCCTAACCTTCTGCATAACTGCCCGTGAGGGCAGACCCAGTGCATGGTATTGCCTGGCATGTCTTTTCCCTGCAGCCTCGACAGCCCCAAAGCTAAGCAGTGCAGTAATCTGAGtaactgtgtgctgggcacacaCTCAAGGACCTGAAGAACTTTCGTACATTCTCTGGCATTGGCTTCAGGGCTGAAACACCTGGCAAGAAAAAGGACACAGCTATCTGTTTGGAGAGGGACCACTAACCTCACTTTGGGGTGTCCCAGGATGCCAACTGGACTCCTTGCTCTCCCTGGTTTCCTTTCCAGCTCCCATTGATGAACTTAATGCATGCAGATCTCACCCTGGCTGCTCTTCAAGCTGGTATTTGTAGCTTTGCTTATGGCAGAGAATGTCGGGGACCTCAGGACGGAGGGAAAGAGAGCAGGACTCATAGACTAGGTTAGAAACAATGAGGCCCTAGAAGGTTTCATGGCAGAGCCCTCCAATTCCTGCTTCATCCCTCATGCCTCATTACTGAGGAATAGATCTATTTTCTAAAAGGATTTTCTCTGTGGTGGTCATTCCTCTGGTCTCTGTGCAAGTCCTGAGAGTGCCCAGGGCCTATGTTTAAAAGTAGTCTTGGCCTCAAGGTGGTTGGATATAGGGCTTGGTGAATGGTCCCGTGAACCAGCTCCAGCATCAAGAACAGGTGTGCTGTGGAGCAGGTAAGAACTTCCAGGGGAGGATGCTGCAAACCTTGTTCTCTGAGCCTCTTCCAGTTGAGACTTCAGGGGATTTTCATTTTCCCATGGAAAGGAGTTTCACCGGGGCTCGTGGCTAAGGTATGGCCTCTATATGCTCCCATGTGTCTTAGGTGGAGCTGGGCCTTTGTTGACCACTCCTTCCTGGTCCCAAAGGGACTGTATGTAAGGGATAATAAATGCAGGGTTTCAGCAGGTGGTCCATGCCTTAGAACTGGGTTTTTTCATGAAGGTCTTTGGGCAGGGCTCCTAGCAAAGGCTGCCAGGCCATTTCCCCTAACAGCTTTGATAATTACATTTAGGAGAAACATTTATTCTTAAGTGGTGTGTCAAAGAGCCGCAATTTTCTTTATGAAGGTCCCATGGGGGCAGGCTCCTCTCACTGACaggccttctctttttctccatcctgcaAATCAGCCTCACTGCCCAGAAGAGATCCTGCAACACTGCCACCTGTGTGACCCATCGGCTGGCAGGCCTGCTGAGCAGATCTGGAGGGGTGGTGAAGAGCAACTTTGTGCCCACCGATGTGGGCTCTGAAGCCTTCGGCCGTCGCCGCAGGGACCTTCAGGCCTGATCAGTGAAATGACTCCAGGAAGAAGGTAACTGCCCTTGTACTGTCAGATGGGAGGGGAAGGGATTTGGGGGTTACAATCCATGTTTTGGAGCCCACTGGGCATGGTAGGTTCTTCAGGTCCCTTCTCTCCAATTACATCCTTGCTCCGGAGGTCATGAGTTCCTCTACAAGTCAGCTTGAAATCAGAGCTCTAGGATAGGCTGCCGAGATGCAGTGTCATCTTTcggagcagagaaatggaaaaaacaatgcTTGCTGGATTCAGAAAGGGAGGGCCCTGCAAACCTAGCCAGGGCCGCTCGTCATGAATGAACCCAGGTTCAGAAAGCCCTCGACGCTTGTTCAGTGTTCACAGAGTCGGACCAGGGGGCTGTAATCATAATACCCCTGCTGATATGAAGAGTGACCCCTGAATTGTTTTACCATTATTTGCCTTAAAAGCCTGCTTACATCTCATAGCCATAATTTGTAAATGGTGTTTAGTTAAAGAAGCATGTCTATAAATTCGTGTTCTTTTCAGTAATAATGGTGACTATTCTCTTCctgcccttctcctcttcctcctccttcttcctcctcttcttttttattttgttttcatttcaggtTACCATGAAGCTGAACTCACCACTTCTATTAATTTCTGTTGACAACAGCTTGGTGAGAAGGCCCTATGGAAGATATATGTGTTTGCATCCTAATAGATATTGAAAAAAGCACCTTTGTCCCTTGAAAGGAATGAAACTGAATGCAAAATAAGCTAATTCCATATCTGTTGTGCATCCTTTTTACATTTGATTCCATGTGCAGTAGATGTGATGGCATCTCTCATCAGCTTATCTGGTAGCAAATTGGTTCTTGAGAGCCATCCTATTGATCGCAGCAGCTCTGCCAAACCTTAGGGGACAAGAAATCGCTGCCTCTTGTGGCCTCTGGGGACACATGGTAACGGTGATGCTATGCCTTGTTGTCTAAGAACATGattgtataatttatttaaggaaatgtcaatattgtgccatttgtgaccttcatcaagattaaaaacatattttggaTACATGTGTTTCAAGACCCTGGTTGTTCATTTCCGCTTGTTTTTCCATGTAGTAAGACTACTACTCTTATtactactaccaccaccactactCCTTCTTCTACTAATAATGATAACAGTTGACACTTCCCAAGTGCTTACTATGGGCCAGATGGTGTTCTAGGACAGCGCTTTATacctattaattcatttaatcttcacgacAACTCCGTGGGGTAGATACCATTGTTATTTCCACTTTACATCTAaggaaacaaaggcacagagaagtgaagtgcaCGGTCACACAGACAGATGGGGGCAGACACAGGTGTTGGTTTCCAGAGTTTGCAGTTGAAACCACTGTACTATATGCTTCTCAACAATAGCTCCTGGTGTTTCTGGAGATGTGTGAACCATTCTTTGACCTAGCTGCCTCACATGGGTAGACTCttagattttgaagaaaaatggaaaattttaaacatatgaacCACCTAGTCTTTATCTAATAAAATGAATCCCCTCTCCGCATTATTTGGTGCTATAGGCTGAACATTTGTGTCCTCCCACAAATTTATATGTTGGGAAACCTaaccccaaagtgatggtattaggaggtggggcctttgggaggtgtttAGGTTATAAAGATATTCCCCTCacaaatggg
This window harbors:
- the LOC106835495 gene encoding calcitonin gene-related peptide 2 yields the protein MGFGKPSSFLAFSILVLCQAGSLQAQPLRSSLESLPDPAALSEKEGRLLLAALVKAYVQRKTNELEQEQEQEMEGSSLTAQKRSCNTATCVTHRLAGLLSRSGGVVKSNFVPTDVGSEAFGRRRRDLQA